From Rudanella lutea DSM 19387, a single genomic window includes:
- a CDS encoding S1C family serine protease: MNEEKQITDALEQYGRRLVFRERLARAQASVDMDAMRQRAQMLATDAEPPVKRIGRVRELWQTYRSTFAVAAAVAIVTTFSTLFLVRYYRNTTQQQEQYSMLRRDVQAIKQSQNRILDGLSVRRKSLITVNPGQIAGTSFLLNSDGYLVTNNHIVQGADSVYVQSQSGDVYKARVVYADKGYDLAILSVRDDSTFRPGQVVPYGFDPRPSDLGERVFTLGFPRDEIVYGEGYVSSGTGYRNDSSAYQVAISVNPGNSGGPLLDGSGNVIGIISGKQVSSEGASFAIKTDFLYRAISAIPNDSLKGQPLKLSRRSALSRLPRTQQIKRVQQNVYMVKVFKHKE, from the coding sequence TCGATATGGATGCGATGCGCCAACGAGCTCAGATGCTGGCTACCGACGCCGAGCCGCCCGTAAAGCGGATTGGCCGCGTGCGCGAGCTTTGGCAGACCTACCGCTCTACCTTTGCGGTAGCCGCGGCTGTAGCCATCGTAACTACCTTCTCGACCCTGTTTTTGGTTCGCTATTACCGCAACACCACCCAACAGCAGGAGCAGTACAGCATGCTACGTCGGGATGTGCAGGCCATTAAGCAATCGCAGAACCGGATTCTGGACGGGCTTAGCGTCCGCCGGAAATCGCTTATTACGGTCAACCCCGGTCAGATTGCCGGCACCAGCTTTCTGCTTAACTCGGACGGCTATCTGGTCACCAATAACCATATTGTGCAGGGCGCTGATTCCGTTTATGTGCAGAGTCAATCGGGCGATGTGTACAAGGCCCGGGTTGTGTACGCCGATAAAGGCTACGATCTGGCAATTCTGAGTGTTCGCGACGACAGCACGTTCCGGCCCGGTCAGGTAGTCCCCTACGGATTTGACCCACGCCCGTCGGATCTGGGCGAGCGGGTGTTTACCCTCGGTTTCCCCCGCGACGAGATTGTGTACGGCGAAGGGTATGTAAGCAGTGGCACCGGCTACCGCAACGATTCATCGGCGTATCAGGTAGCCATCAGCGTGAATCCTGGCAACTCGGGTGGTCCGCTGCTCGATGGCAGTGGCAACGTAATCGGGATTATCAGCGGTAAGCAGGTTTCGAGCGAAGGGGCTTCGTTTGCGATCAAAACCGACTTTCTGTACCGTGCCATCAGCGCCATTCCCAACGATTCACTCAAAGGGCAACCCCTCAAGCTGAGCCGCCGGAGCGCTCTGAGCCGCCTGCCGCGTACCCAGCAGATCAAGCGGGTACAGCAGAACGTGTACATGGTGAAGGTGTTTAAGCATAAGGAGTAG